Proteins encoded by one window of Gemmatimonadaceae bacterium:
- a CDS encoding GNAT family N-acetyltransferase, whose amino-acid sequence MAPPFSRSRVTHRGFAQRVLSHTGGPLLRSARREDSEAWAALRAALWPSRSTASIRTDIERWFWSGDRDSHCIVAEEQGELLGFIELSVRPCATAGEGDTRIGYVEGWYVAPDTRRDHIGRDLMRAGEAWAAARGCREFASDVTTDNALAQAAHLGVGFAEVARIVCYRKPITHALGTWLLGSTAPREREVDDVQPRQEPVHDGPEDGLVRVP is encoded by the coding sequence ATGGCCCCTCCGTTTTCCCGGTCGCGCGTGACGCACCGGGGCTTCGCGCAACGTGTCCTCTCCCACACCGGCGGTCCCCTGCTTCGCTCAGCGCGGCGCGAGGACTCCGAGGCCTGGGCGGCGCTGCGCGCGGCGCTCTGGCCTTCCCGGTCCACCGCGAGCATTCGGACCGACATCGAGCGGTGGTTCTGGTCGGGCGACCGCGACTCGCATTGCATCGTCGCCGAGGAACAGGGCGAGCTGCTTGGCTTCATCGAACTCTCGGTGCGCCCGTGCGCGACCGCCGGTGAGGGGGACACGCGCATCGGCTACGTCGAGGGCTGGTACGTCGCACCCGACACGCGTCGCGATCACATCGGCCGCGACCTGATGCGCGCCGGTGAGGCATGGGCGGCGGCTCGCGGCTGCCGCGAGTTTGCCTCCGACGTCACGACCGACAACGCGCTGGCCCAGGCCGCGCACCTCGGGGTCGGGTTCGCGGAGGTCGCGCGCATCGTGTGCTACCGCAAGCCGATCACGCACGCGCTCGGCACCTGGCTGCTCGGGTCAACCGCCCCGCGTGAGCGCGAAGTAGATGACGTACAGCCACGACAGGAACCCGTGCACGATGGCCCAGAGGATGGACTCGTTCGTGTTCCATGA
- a CDS encoding radical SAM protein, with amino-acid sequence MQEALLLSDAVAEAPRHPVVGTQKDIRYYGSTAKGVLNSPETTGMPFWSINPYVGCAFGCAYCYARFAHRFVMERAAAAAESDSPLADELTELPPWLAFERRIFVKRNAAEVLRRTLRERSTTGNGAVQRGEPIVIGTATDPYQPAERHFRVTRSVLEVLADARRLRLTIITKSPLITRDVDLLVDIAKSSSIRVHMSLITLDRELARRIEPRSPTPESRLRAVRRLRQAGIDVGVNIMPVLPGITDRPDALTALVHRIAAEGATHINPGALRLRASARKRYLPFLATEFPSLAERYATAYANDHEMPAAYREGLAQFMKRACASVGIRYGSSYDRDERGRRLEPARGPEHEEGSLATPTEAPVASIPQLEFVL; translated from the coding sequence ATGCAGGAAGCGCTCTTGCTCAGCGATGCGGTGGCCGAGGCCCCGCGTCACCCGGTTGTCGGTACCCAGAAGGACATCCGCTACTACGGCAGCACGGCCAAGGGGGTGCTCAACTCCCCCGAAACCACCGGGATGCCTTTCTGGTCGATCAACCCCTACGTGGGCTGCGCCTTCGGGTGCGCCTACTGCTATGCCCGCTTTGCCCACCGCTTCGTCATGGAACGGGCGGCGGCAGCGGCCGAGTCGGACTCGCCGCTCGCTGACGAGCTGACCGAGCTTCCGCCATGGCTTGCTTTCGAGCGGCGGATCTTCGTCAAGCGCAACGCCGCCGAGGTGCTGCGACGCACGCTGCGTGAACGCAGCACGACCGGCAACGGTGCGGTCCAGCGCGGAGAGCCGATCGTCATCGGCACGGCTACCGACCCATACCAGCCAGCCGAGCGCCACTTTCGCGTCACGCGCAGTGTGCTCGAGGTGCTTGCCGACGCGCGGCGATTGCGGCTGACGATCATCACCAAGTCGCCGCTCATCACGCGCGACGTGGATCTGCTGGTCGACATCGCGAAGTCCTCGTCGATCCGCGTGCACATGTCGCTGATCACGCTCGATCGCGAGCTGGCGCGGCGCATCGAGCCGCGTTCACCGACACCGGAGTCGCGGCTGCGGGCCGTGCGTCGCCTGCGACAGGCCGGGATCGACGTGGGCGTGAACATCATGCCGGTCCTCCCCGGCATCACCGATCGTCCTGACGCACTCACCGCACTCGTGCACCGCATCGCGGCCGAGGGGGCGACGCACATCAACCCCGGGGCACTCCGCCTGCGCGCGTCGGCCCGCAAGCGCTATCTGCCGTTCCTCGCGACGGAGTTTCCGTCGCTCGCTGAGCGCTACGCGACGGCGTACGCGAACGATCACGAAATGCCGGCCGCGTATCGCGAGGGACTCGCGCAGTTCATGAAGCGGGCCTGCGCCAGCGTCGGCATCCGGTACGGCTCGTCGTATGACCGCGACGAGCGGGGGCGGCGCCTCGAACCAGCTCGGGGGCCGGAGCATGAGGAGGGAAGCCTTGCCACGCCGACGGAAGCACCCGTGGCCAGCATTCCGCAGTTGGAGTTCGTCCTGTGA
- a CDS encoding serine/threonine protein kinase codes for MTPRTASAIADPLFIAFQQALAGRYSLDREIGRGGMGIVYLAREVHLDRLVAIKLLPPELSGDQARRARFLREARLAARLSHPNIIPIHAVEELEHFVFFVMTFIDGETLEHRVRTRGPLVGSEAVRLLREVAWALSYAHGQGLIHRDVKPDNILLEVSTGRVLVADFGIAEVTGDACAAGVAGTPEFMSPEQALGDPVDARSDLYALGATAFFACSGRLPFEGGTATELLARHVTEAPPRLTSLAPSVPRTLASLVDRCLAKDPLHRPESAQWLAEELNTALEKRREIPAALRDFVKRGARLNGGGTLLASVAILPLVAVVTPMTSAQVGWMTFGFGITALPFGYFVYAAERLMDLGFTHADIGPAFRRELEQAREERSVARQARRTRLERWLSGGIRVAGVSGAAAFAVGSTGLVSGSVADAGVLSMVIAALGALGLFALRGRHEDVETSMWSKVWLGRIGRAAFAVAGTLLGDRARTTTMTHRATELALGMAAEQLFASLPADTRHALGDVPALVQRLQRDAQRLRQQRDDLQQALAEAHDATAPAHTDLRATCDQVQVRLGESMTALETIRLNLLRLHAGSATVEGLTTHLGMAAELSADVQRLIAAHAEVEQSLLAPRPALTPA; via the coding sequence ATGACTCCGCGCACCGCCTCGGCGATCGCCGACCCGTTGTTCATTGCCTTCCAGCAGGCCCTGGCCGGGCGCTACTCGCTCGACCGGGAGATCGGTCGCGGCGGCATGGGCATCGTCTATCTGGCGCGCGAGGTCCATCTCGATCGACTCGTCGCCATCAAGCTCCTGCCTCCCGAACTCTCCGGCGATCAGGCGCGGCGAGCGCGATTCCTGCGCGAGGCGCGACTGGCCGCGCGGCTCTCGCATCCGAACATCATTCCGATCCATGCGGTCGAGGAGCTCGAGCACTTCGTCTTCTTCGTGATGACGTTCATCGACGGGGAGACGCTCGAGCACCGCGTGCGGACGCGTGGCCCGCTCGTAGGGAGCGAGGCCGTGCGCCTCCTGCGCGAGGTCGCGTGGGCGCTGTCGTACGCGCATGGACAGGGGCTGATACACCGTGACGTCAAGCCCGACAACATCCTGCTCGAGGTCTCCACCGGGCGCGTGCTCGTGGCGGACTTCGGCATTGCCGAAGTGACGGGCGATGCCTGCGCCGCTGGTGTCGCCGGCACGCCGGAGTTCATGAGTCCCGAGCAGGCGCTCGGCGATCCGGTCGATGCGCGCAGCGACCTGTACGCACTGGGCGCCACGGCCTTCTTCGCCTGTTCGGGGCGCCTTCCCTTCGAGGGCGGCACGGCGACCGAACTGCTTGCCCGGCACGTGACCGAAGCGCCACCGCGCCTCACGTCGCTCGCGCCGAGCGTCCCGCGCACGCTGGCGTCGCTCGTCGATCGCTGCCTGGCCAAGGATCCGTTGCATCGCCCGGAGAGCGCGCAGTGGCTCGCCGAGGAGCTGAATACTGCTCTCGAGAAGCGGCGCGAGATTCCGGCCGCGTTGCGCGACTTCGTGAAGCGGGGGGCGCGCCTCAACGGCGGCGGAACGCTCCTCGCGTCCGTGGCGATCCTGCCGCTGGTGGCCGTGGTCACCCCGATGACCAGTGCGCAGGTCGGCTGGATGACGTTTGGGTTCGGCATCACCGCACTGCCGTTCGGCTATTTCGTCTACGCGGCGGAGCGGCTGATGGATCTTGGCTTCACGCACGCCGACATCGGGCCCGCGTTTCGCCGCGAGCTGGAACAGGCCAGGGAGGAGCGGTCGGTCGCGCGTCAGGCGCGGCGAACGCGGCTCGAGCGGTGGCTGTCGGGTGGAATCCGCGTCGCGGGCGTGTCGGGCGCGGCGGCGTTCGCGGTCGGCTCGACGGGTCTCGTGAGCGGGAGCGTCGCGGACGCCGGAGTGCTGTCGATGGTGATCGCGGCGCTCGGCGCGCTCGGTCTCTTCGCGCTCAGGGGACGCCACGAAGATGTCGAGACCAGCATGTGGTCGAAGGTCTGGCTCGGCCGCATCGGTCGCGCGGCGTTCGCCGTGGCCGGCACGCTGCTCGGCGATCGCGCGCGCACGACGACCATGACACACCGCGCCACGGAGCTGGCGTTAGGCATGGCCGCCGAGCAACTGTTTGCGTCGCTCCCCGCCGACACGCGCCATGCCCTTGGCGACGTGCCGGCGCTCGTGCAGCGGCTGCAGCGTGACGCCCAGCGCCTGCGACAGCAGCGCGACGATCTGCAACAGGCCCTGGCCGAAGCGCATGATGCCACCGCCCCTGCGCACACCGACTTGCGCGCTACGTGTGACCAGGTGCAGGTGAGGCTCGGCGAGTCCATGACGGCGCTGGAGACCATCCGCCTCAACCTGCTTCGGCTCCACGCCGGCTCGGCCACCGTCGAGGGGCTGACCACGCACCTGGGCATGGCCGCCGAACTGTCCGCCGACGTCCAGCGCCTGATCGCGGCGCATGCCGAGGTGGAGCAGAGCCTGCTGGCCCCGCGACCGGCGCTGACACCCGCGTAG
- a CDS encoding PD40 domain-containing protein, whose protein sequence is MHHRCIPAAGLALLATVAGAQAPAGTLGFYRFPSVSGQTLVFAAEGDLWSVPLNGGLAHRLTSHAAEETDPVISPDGRTLAYTARYEGPAALYTMPITGGAPVRWTYDGDAAAPTSWTPDGKLVYRTLQYSGLPKSGLVQLNLSDGTRTLVPLAGASEGVYDASGRTLYFARPGFHNNVTKRYTGGTARNIWKYTTGADEAVNLTPDYKGESHSPMWHRGRVYFVSDRDGTMNIWSMAEDGSDRKQVTRHAGWDVRDPSISADRVVYQLGADLWALDLASGQTKQIPITLASDLDQLRENWVSDPWTYLSAAHLSNDGDRVVLTARGRLFVAPVKGGRFVRASRKDSVRFRDAVFAPDGTSLIALSDETGELEFVRVPANGVGAEEALTRNGNILRYQAHLSPDGKWMAWSDNNRDLWVMNVATREMRKVSENRQGVGEMAWSPDGRWLAFEMTAANSFQQIRLYSVETGRSVALTSDRTNSSSPAWDPKGDFLYFLSDRNLRTLVGAPWGNRRPEPYFDKEIEIYQVALRPGLRSPFQPDDELRPALSRQDTTKRPMQVVLDGLPLRIRRVPVASGNFGSLAVNAEALFYTARGSGADARTDLTALRLTNDKPEPVVVAEDIRSAELSGNGRKILVRKGNNLHVIDAKAARVANLNDSRVDLTGWTFPIDTRDDFRQIFVDAWRLERDWFYDPAMHGVDYKATRDKYLALVPRITTRAELSDLIGWAVGELSALHTSVGGGDLRRGEDNIAVASLGARLFRDPAQGGYRIDYVYRTDPEYPSERSPLADPELGVKAGDVITAVNGTKTLAVRDIGELLRHQMGKQVLLTLGTGTTARDIVVEPIGNESNLRYTDWEYTRRLATEQKSDGAIGYVHLRAMGGGDINQFYREFTPIFDKQGVVLDMRQNRGGNIDSWVLEMLSRKPWMYWKDRVGEPYWNMQGSFRGHMVMLVDHETASDGEAVAEGFRRLGLGVVIGTRTWGGEIWLSGVNTLSDNGVARAPMSGVYGPEGKWLIEQEGVIPDIVVDNLPHATFGGKDAQLEAAIAYLQKKIAEDPRPVPRPPPYPNRAQKIVP, encoded by the coding sequence ATGCATCATCGTTGCATTCCCGCGGCTGGACTCGCCCTCCTCGCGACAGTTGCCGGCGCACAGGCGCCTGCCGGCACCCTCGGTTTCTATCGCTTTCCATCGGTCAGCGGTCAGACGCTGGTCTTTGCCGCCGAGGGAGACCTCTGGTCCGTGCCACTCAACGGCGGACTCGCGCATCGGCTCACGAGCCACGCCGCGGAGGAGACGGACCCGGTCATCTCACCGGACGGCAGGACGCTGGCGTATACGGCGCGCTACGAGGGACCGGCCGCGCTGTATACGATGCCGATCACCGGCGGCGCGCCCGTTCGCTGGACCTACGACGGCGATGCCGCGGCGCCGACGAGCTGGACTCCGGATGGCAAGCTGGTATACCGCACGCTGCAATACAGCGGGCTCCCCAAGTCCGGCCTGGTGCAGCTCAATCTATCGGACGGCACGCGCACCCTGGTTCCGCTCGCCGGGGCGTCGGAGGGAGTGTACGACGCGTCGGGACGGACGCTCTACTTCGCGCGACCGGGGTTCCACAACAACGTCACCAAGCGCTACACCGGCGGGACGGCGCGCAACATCTGGAAGTACACGACGGGCGCCGACGAAGCGGTGAACCTCACGCCGGACTACAAGGGCGAGAGTCACTCACCGATGTGGCACCGGGGCCGCGTGTACTTCGTGAGCGATCGCGACGGCACGATGAACATCTGGTCCATGGCCGAGGATGGCTCGGACAGAAAGCAGGTGACCCGGCACGCCGGCTGGGACGTGCGCGATCCGTCGATCTCGGCCGATCGCGTCGTCTATCAGCTCGGCGCGGATCTCTGGGCGCTCGATCTTGCGTCCGGCCAGACGAAGCAGATTCCCATCACGCTGGCGTCGGATCTCGACCAGTTGCGGGAGAACTGGGTCAGCGATCCGTGGACATACCTCTCGGCGGCGCACCTGTCGAACGACGGTGATCGCGTCGTGCTCACGGCACGCGGGCGTTTGTTCGTCGCGCCGGTGAAGGGTGGGCGCTTCGTGCGCGCGTCGCGCAAGGACAGCGTGCGGTTCCGTGACGCGGTGTTTGCCCCCGACGGGACGTCGCTCATCGCGCTCTCGGACGAGACGGGGGAACTGGAGTTCGTGCGCGTGCCGGCCAACGGCGTAGGCGCTGAGGAGGCGCTCACCCGGAACGGCAACATCCTGCGTTACCAGGCCCACCTGTCACCGGATGGCAAGTGGATGGCGTGGAGCGACAACAACCGTGACCTCTGGGTGATGAACGTCGCCACCCGGGAGATGCGGAAGGTCAGCGAGAACCGGCAGGGCGTCGGCGAGATGGCGTGGTCGCCGGACGGGCGATGGCTGGCGTTCGAGATGACCGCCGCGAACTCGTTCCAGCAGATCAGGCTCTACAGCGTCGAGACGGGCCGGAGCGTGGCCCTGACGAGCGATCGGACCAACAGCAGCTCGCCGGCGTGGGATCCAAAGGGCGACTTCCTCTATTTCCTGTCGGATCGCAACCTGCGCACGCTGGTCGGCGCGCCGTGGGGCAATCGTCGACCCGAGCCGTACTTCGACAAGGAGATCGAGATCTACCAGGTGGCGCTGCGCCCCGGCCTGCGTTCGCCATTCCAGCCGGACGATGAACTCAGGCCGGCCCTCAGCCGCCAAGACACGACAAAGCGTCCGATGCAGGTGGTGCTCGACGGCCTGCCGCTCCGCATCCGCCGCGTGCCGGTGGCCAGCGGCAACTTCGGCTCCCTCGCCGTGAACGCGGAGGCGCTGTTCTACACCGCTCGGGGATCGGGGGCCGATGCACGAACGGACCTCACCGCGCTCCGGCTCACGAACGACAAGCCGGAACCGGTCGTCGTCGCCGAAGACATCCGCAGCGCCGAGCTGTCCGGCAACGGGCGAAAGATCCTCGTGCGAAAGGGGAACAACCTGCACGTGATCGACGCAAAGGCGGCCCGGGTCGCCAACCTCAACGACAGTCGCGTGGACCTCACGGGCTGGACGTTCCCCATCGACACGCGCGACGACTTCCGGCAGATCTTCGTTGACGCCTGGCGGCTGGAGCGCGACTGGTTCTACGACCCGGCCATGCACGGCGTGGACTACAAGGCCACGCGCGACAAGTACCTCGCGCTCGTCCCCCGCATCACGACGCGTGCGGAGCTGAGCGATCTGATCGGCTGGGCCGTGGGGGAGCTGTCCGCGCTCCACACCTCCGTCGGTGGCGGCGACCTGCGTCGCGGCGAAGACAACATCGCCGTTGCGTCGCTCGGTGCCCGCCTCTTCCGCGACCCGGCCCAGGGCGGCTACCGCATCGACTACGTCTATCGCACCGATCCCGAATATCCCTCGGAGCGGTCCCCGCTCGCCGACCCGGAGCTGGGGGTCAAGGCGGGCGACGTGATCACCGCCGTGAACGGAACGAAGACACTGGCCGTGCGGGATATCGGCGAACTGCTGCGCCACCAGATGGGGAAGCAGGTCCTCCTCACGCTGGGCACCGGCACCACCGCGCGGGACATCGTCGTCGAACCGATCGGCAACGAGTCGAACCTGCGCTACACCGACTGGGAGTACACGCGACGCCTCGCGACGGAGCAGAAGAGCGACGGGGCGATCGGCTACGTTCACCTGCGCGCCATGGGCGGCGGCGACATCAACCAGTTCTACCGCGAGTTCACGCCGATCTTCGACAAGCAGGGCGTGGTGCTCGACATGCGGCAGAACCGCGGCGGCAACATCGACTCCTGGGTGCTCGAAATGTTGTCACGCAAGCCATGGATGTACTGGAAGGACCGCGTGGGCGAGCCATACTGGAACATGCAGGGATCCTTCCGCGGCCACATGGTGATGCTGGTGGACCACGAAACGGCATCCGACGGCGAGGCCGTGGCCGAGGGGTTCCGCCGGCTGGGACTCGGCGTCGTGATCGGCACGCGCACCTGGGGCGGCGAGATCTGGCTCAGCGGCGTCAACACGCTCTCGGACAACGGCGTCGCCCGGGCCCCGATGAGCGGCGTGTACGGCCCGGAGGGCAAGTGGCTGATCGAGCAGGAAGGCGTGATCCCGGACATCGTGGTGGACAACCTTCCGCATGCGACGTTTGGCGGGAAGGATGCCCAGCTCGAGGCGGCCATCGCGTACCTGCAAAAGAAGATCGCGGAGGATCCGAGGCCGGTGCCCAGGCCGCCGCCATACCCGAATCGCGCCCAGAAGATCGTTCCGTAA
- a CDS encoding amidohydrolase family protein, protein MRLRSILPCLLLPVAVAAQRPAITPGQRPFVTVDSPLVALTHVRLIDGTGGPVREDQTIVVRDGRIVAVGASAGLTAPRSAVVFDLTGHTVTPGFVGLHEHTYFSATTRTTQMSQSGPMAYLALGVTTIRTAGSMFPYQELNMKRAVERGDLPGPRMHITGPYLNGSAGAASGNRGLTSPDEGRRVVAYWAEEGATWLKLQGSITRAVAGAVIDEAHKHGMGVTGHLCSLSFADAAALGIDALEHGFITNSAYVPGKRPDVCPPENMRIQADVDVKSPEVQASIRDLVAKRVALTSTLAVYETFMPGMQLNARAMDLLAPDTRREVEEAHAAIGKDGLVVPSRLLKKMMQWERDFVRAGGLLGAGVDPWGTGMLPGFGDLRNYELLVEAGFAPAEAIRIMSLNGATILKEAADRGSVEVGKAADLVVIRGNPVSNARDIYEVVTVIRDGVGYDTARMLAAIKGLVGVR, encoded by the coding sequence ATGCGCCTCCGCTCGATTCTCCCCTGTCTGCTCCTGCCCGTCGCAGTGGCCGCCCAGCGGCCTGCCATCACGCCGGGTCAGCGGCCGTTCGTGACCGTGGATTCGCCGCTCGTTGCACTCACGCACGTGCGTCTGATCGATGGGACGGGTGGCCCGGTCCGCGAGGACCAGACGATCGTGGTCCGCGACGGCCGGATCGTCGCGGTCGGTGCGTCAGCCGGCCTGACGGCGCCGCGGAGCGCCGTGGTGTTCGACCTCACGGGGCACACCGTCACGCCAGGCTTCGTAGGCCTGCACGAGCACACGTATTTCTCGGCGACCACGCGCACCACGCAGATGAGCCAGAGCGGACCGATGGCGTACCTCGCGCTGGGCGTGACGACGATTCGCACGGCGGGGAGCATGTTCCCCTATCAGGAACTCAACATGAAGCGCGCGGTGGAGCGGGGTGATCTGCCGGGGCCGCGCATGCACATCACCGGGCCATACCTCAACGGCTCGGCGGGGGCGGCCTCGGGGAACCGGGGGCTCACCTCGCCGGACGAGGGGCGCCGCGTGGTGGCGTATTGGGCCGAGGAGGGCGCGACCTGGCTCAAGTTGCAGGGAAGCATCACGCGCGCGGTCGCCGGCGCGGTGATCGACGAGGCGCATAAGCACGGCATGGGCGTCACCGGCCACCTGTGTTCGCTCAGCTTTGCCGATGCGGCCGCGTTAGGCATCGATGCGCTCGAACACGGCTTCATCACGAACAGCGCCTATGTTCCCGGCAAGCGTCCCGACGTGTGTCCGCCGGAGAACATGCGCATCCAGGCCGACGTCGACGTGAAGAGCCCGGAGGTGCAGGCCTCGATCCGCGACCTCGTCGCGAAACGCGTGGCCCTCACGTCGACGCTCGCCGTGTACGAAACGTTCATGCCCGGCATGCAGCTCAATGCCCGCGCCATGGACCTGCTCGCCCCCGACACGCGGCGCGAGGTCGAGGAGGCTCACGCAGCCATCGGCAAGGACGGACTCGTGGTCCCCAGCCGACTCCTGAAGAAGATGATGCAGTGGGAGCGTGACTTCGTGCGTGCGGGTGGCCTGCTGGGGGCGGGCGTCGACCCGTGGGGCACCGGCATGCTGCCGGGCTTCGGCGACCTTCGGAACTATGAGCTTCTGGTGGAGGCCGGCTTCGCACCCGCCGAAGCGATTCGGATCATGAGTCTCAACGGTGCGACGATCCTCAAGGAGGCCGCCGACCGAGGTAGCGTGGAGGTCGGAAAGGCCGCCGACCTCGTGGTGATTCGCGGCAACCCGGTGTCGAACGCGCGCGACATCTACGAGGTCGTGACCGTGATACGGGACGGCGTGGGATACGATACCGCCCGCATGTTGGCCGCCATCAAGGGGTTGGTGGGCGTGCGATAG
- a CDS encoding amidase: MPPPFPSLRELVQAVVRRRVSPTEVVQESLAAIAREQERLNAFITVRAESALAGARAIERRLARRLDPGALAGVPLAVKDLLLTNDAPTTAGSRRYGEGIPPSPDATVVARMRRAGAIIVGKANLHELALGVTTVNEHFGPARNPWDSTRVSGGSSGGSAVAVAADLCPAAIGTDTRGSIRIPASCCGITGFKPTYGLVPVDGVIPLAASLDHVGPMARSADDCALLLSAMLTGSRRVKIAGAARGSARRFVVGISEYHLRDLDGAVARAIDAALLDLRPLVKDLRSVRIPGLEVAQAASVVIGSSEAVAYHDEALRAQPESIGPLVRQRLAGGYQRTALEYVQAMQARVAVKTAFAAVFADVDLLVGATLPAVPARIEDQHVLVNGAAENVIEASTRLNAAQNVAGIPAISAPAGEAGGMPVGMQIIGPAGADARVLALAGTWQRATDWHERRPGRTP; the protein is encoded by the coding sequence TTGCCGCCACCGTTCCCCTCGCTGCGCGAACTCGTGCAGGCCGTCGTTCGCCGCCGGGTGTCACCTACCGAAGTCGTGCAGGAGTCGCTCGCGGCGATTGCCCGGGAGCAGGAGCGGCTCAACGCCTTCATCACCGTGAGGGCCGAGTCGGCGCTGGCGGGCGCGCGCGCGATCGAGCGTCGCCTGGCGCGTCGCCTCGACCCGGGCGCGCTCGCGGGCGTCCCGCTCGCGGTGAAGGACCTCCTGCTGACGAACGACGCGCCAACGACGGCTGGCTCGCGACGCTATGGGGAGGGAATCCCGCCCTCGCCCGATGCGACGGTGGTCGCGCGCATGCGGCGGGCCGGCGCGATCATCGTGGGGAAGGCCAACCTGCACGAACTCGCGCTGGGCGTGACCACGGTCAACGAGCACTTTGGTCCGGCGCGAAATCCCTGGGACTCCACGCGCGTGTCCGGTGGGTCGAGCGGCGGCTCGGCGGTGGCGGTGGCCGCCGACCTGTGTCCGGCGGCGATCGGCACCGACACGCGTGGCTCGATTCGCATTCCGGCTTCCTGCTGCGGCATCACCGGCTTCAAGCCGACGTACGGCCTGGTGCCGGTCGACGGAGTGATCCCGCTCGCCGCCAGTCTCGATCACGTGGGGCCCATGGCGCGCAGCGCCGACGATTGCGCACTCCTGCTGTCGGCGATGCTCACCGGATCGCGCCGCGTGAAGATCGCCGGGGCGGCGCGCGGATCGGCGAGGCGATTCGTCGTTGGGATCAGCGAATACCATCTGCGCGACCTGGACGGCGCCGTCGCGCGCGCGATCGACGCCGCACTCCTGGACCTTCGCCCGCTCGTGAAGGACCTGCGCTCAGTGCGAATCCCCGGGCTCGAGGTCGCCCAGGCGGCGTCTGTGGTGATTGGTTCCTCCGAAGCCGTCGCGTATCACGACGAGGCGTTGCGCGCGCAGCCGGAGTCGATTGGTCCGCTCGTGCGGCAGCGGCTGGCCGGCGGGTACCAGCGCACCGCGTTGGAATACGTGCAGGCAATGCAGGCCCGGGTCGCGGTGAAGACGGCATTCGCCGCGGTGTTCGCGGACGTGGATTTGCTGGTGGGTGCGACGCTCCCGGCAGTCCCGGCGCGCATCGAGGATCAGCACGTGCTCGTGAACGGGGCCGCCGAGAACGTGATCGAGGCGTCGACTCGCCTCAATGCGGCACAGAACGTGGCCGGCATTCCGGCGATCTCGGCGCCGGCGGGCGAGGCCGGCGGAATGCCGGTGGGGATGCAGATCATCGGGCCCGCTGGAGCGGACGCGCGTGTCCTGGCTCTCGCGGGGACGTGGCAACGCGCGACGGACTGGCATGAGCGCAGGCCCGGTCGCACCCCGTAA
- a CDS encoding 4a-hydroxytetrahydrobiopterin dehydratase has protein sequence MTAPSTPLSDIEIQRELGALTGWARKGNMLTRTFAFATFPAAIEWVRRVAELAELRDHHPDIDIRYTRITLCLSTHSAGGITTKDFELARGIESL, from the coding sequence ATGACCGCACCATCAACTCCCCTGTCGGACATCGAGATCCAGCGCGAGCTGGGCGCCCTCACCGGATGGGCGCGCAAGGGGAACATGCTGACGCGCACGTTTGCGTTCGCGACGTTCCCGGCCGCGATCGAGTGGGTTCGCCGCGTCGCTGAACTCGCCGAACTGCGCGACCATCATCCCGACATCGACATTCGGTACACCCGCATCACGCTGTGTCTCTCGACGCACTCGGCGGGCGGGATCACGACGAAGGACTTCGAACTCGCGCGGGGCATCGAGAGCCTGTAG
- a CDS encoding Bax inhibitor-1/YccA family protein encodes MGATFRPITAPVVVRSGTDRATLVRRTYSLVFASILVTMAGVWFGLGQPAIMGYVARHPFITMLLTFAPLILALKLRDAFPANLGLVFLFAAIEGVAISPIIAFYGSQNPGVVSQAALLTGSTFGVLTLYAFVSRRDFSAWGGFFTMGLWVLIATSLLNLFFRNQTASLWLSAGSVFIFGGLLVFDTWRLRNVFGPNDYVQAAVAIYLDLLNMFLAILNLLGGRSRD; translated from the coding sequence ATGGGCGCCACGTTCCGCCCCATCACCGCACCAGTCGTCGTACGGAGCGGCACCGACCGGGCCACGCTCGTTCGCCGTACCTACTCGCTCGTCTTTGCCTCCATCCTGGTAACGATGGCGGGCGTCTGGTTCGGGCTCGGACAGCCGGCCATCATGGGCTACGTGGCGCGGCACCCGTTCATCACGATGCTGCTCACGTTCGCGCCGCTCATCCTCGCCCTCAAGCTGCGCGACGCCTTTCCGGCAAACCTCGGCCTCGTCTTCCTGTTCGCTGCCATCGAGGGCGTGGCGATCTCGCCGATCATCGCCTTCTATGGGAGCCAGAACCCGGGCGTGGTCTCGCAGGCCGCACTGCTCACCGGCTCGACGTTCGGCGTGCTCACGCTCTACGCCTTCGTTTCCCGCCGCGACTTCAGCGCGTGGGGCGGCTTCTTCACCATGGGGCTCTGGGTCCTGATCGCGACCTCGCTGCTCAACCTGTTCTTCCGGAACCAGACCGCCTCGCTGTGGCTCTCCGCCGGCAGCGTGTTCATCTTCGGCGGCCTGCTCGTCTTTGACACCTGGCGCCTCCGCAATGTTTTTGGCCCCAACGACTACGTGCAGGCAGCGGTCGCGATCTACCTGGACCTCCTCAACATGTTCCTCGCCATCCTGAACCTCCTGGGAGGCCGCAGCCGGGACTGA